In a single window of the Antedon mediterranea chromosome 1, ecAntMedi1.1, whole genome shotgun sequence genome:
- the LOC140048143 gene encoding acetylserotonin O-methyltransferase-like, which translates to MVAAIIHASRTQYPLYQHLMTTIKSGLNTEAYKNAFGFEMTSEIFEKLYETDNDYSATFQQFMHQLSSITSPGVAKAFDLSPFCEMCDLGGGSGALAYALASEYPDATVTVFDLANAVEAALKITPDETERQRVKFVSGDFFQDKFPPADLYTFARILHDWEDEKVHQLLNKTFKSLKSGGAVLVAELLMNETKTGPLHTLRANVQMMIEMSGRERTETEYRLLLEQHGFVDFECKFVAGYSSFHAMIAKKP; encoded by the exons ATGGTAGCGGCTATTATACATGCTTCCCGTACTCAGTACCCATTGTACCAGCATTTGATGACCACGATCAAGAGCGGCCTCAACACAGAAGCTTACAAAAATGCATTTGGTTTTGAG atGACCTCGGAGATATTCGAAAAACTTTATGAAACTGACAATGATTACTCAGCAACTTTCCAACAGTTTATGCACCAGTTATCTTCAATTACGTCTCCAGGAGTGGCAAAAGCATTCGACCTTTCACCTTTTTGTGAGATGTGTGATTTAGGAG GTGGATCTGGGGCATTAGCATACGCATTAGCCTCTGAATATCCAGACGCTACGGTCACGGTGTTTGACTTGGCCAATGCTGTAGAAGCGGCACTAAAAATAACACCTGACGAAACTGAAAGGCAAAGGGTAAAGTTTGTTTCTGGAGATTTCTTTCAAGATAAATTTCCTCCAGCTGACTTGTATACTTTTGCAAGAATTCTTCACGATTGGGAAGATGAGAAAGTGCATCAACTGCTAAACAAGACTTTTAAATCTTTGAAATctg GTGGTGCTGTTTTAGTAGCAGAACTGTTAATGAACGAAACTAAAACTGGTCCACTTCACACACTACGCGCCAACGTCCAGATGATGATTGAAATGTCTGGAAGAGAAAGAACTGAAACAGAGTACCGTCTATTATTGGAACAACATGGATTTGTTGATTTTGAATGCAAATTTGTTGCGGGATATAGCAGTTTTCATGCGATGATAGCTAAAAAACCTTAA